A genomic segment from Paraburkholderia hayleyella encodes:
- a CDS encoding ESPR-type extended signal peptide-containing protein, which yields MNKVYRVVRNKKTGVWMVAPETATGNRKTKAVVHLASSLSLVMGVLGLPAEVYAVGTQLGTCAKAPDISSIAIATGTADCTSANGVTSIAIGHGSTAGGGGSGTSIGGVGAGDWNQLSIGVRSTASGASSMALGVGVKTAGVAAVGIGYNVAASANSAVALGESAAASGVASTAVGALANATADNAMAFGRSAKASGVSSAAIGYNANATGASAVALGNAATADRDNTVSIGSSTLKRQLVNLAAGTADNDAVNVGQLKGITTALGGGAAVAADGSITAPSYAVQGGTFGNVGAALASLNTATNTNAGNIKELASRFVANGGGSATATGSGDIAIGSGASAKAGSGEGAIAIGLNASAGVEGNTGAIALGATASAGSNRTVAVGYGATATVTSAIALGNRSSATGSSAIALGGGRVLRHPVR from the coding sequence CGACCGGCAATCGTAAGACGAAAGCAGTGGTTCATCTTGCTTCTTCTTTATCGTTGGTCATGGGTGTACTTGGTCTTCCGGCCGAGGTGTACGCGGTCGGCACGCAACTGGGTACCTGCGCCAAAGCGCCGGATATCAGCAGTATCGCAATTGCTACGGGTACGGCTGACTGTACGAGCGCGAATGGAGTAACTTCGATTGCCATCGGCCACGGTTCGACGGCTGGTGGAGGCGGAAGCGGCACATCTATTGGAGGAGTAGGAGCGGGCGACTGGAATCAGCTTTCCATTGGCGTTAGGTCTACCGCTTCTGGTGCATCCTCGATGGCACTGGGTGTCGGAGTCAAAACTGCAGGCGTTGCTGCTGTTGGGATTGGGTATAACGTGGCTGCCTCTGCGAACTCGGCCGTTGCGCTCGGGGAATCAGCGGCGGCATCAGGCGTCGCCAGCACCGCTGTTGGGGCGCTTGCCAATGCCACTGCGGATAATGCAATGGCGTTCGGGCGCAGTGCCAAGGCTTCGGGGGTCAGTTCCGCGGCTATTGGGTATAACGCGAACGCGACGGGCGCCAGTGCCGTTGCCCTGGGCAATGCGGCCACCGCGGACCGCGACAATACGGTATCGATTGGTTCGTCCACCCTGAAGCGCCAGCTCGTCAACCTGGCCGCAGGCACCGCTGATAACGACGCGGTCAACGTTGGCCAGCTCAAGGGCATCACCACGGCGCTGGGCGGCGGTGCCGCCGTTGCCGCCGATGGCTCGATCACGGCGCCGTCCTATGCTGTTCAAGGCGGCACCTTTGGCAATGTCGGCGCGGCCCTTGCCAGCCTGAACACCGCGACCAATACCAACGCCGGCAATATCAAAGAACTCGCGTCCCGCTTCGTGGCGAACGGCGGTGGTAGTGCCACGGCGACTGGCTCAGGAGACATCGCGATTGGCTCGGGAGCAAGCGCCAAAGCGGGTTCAGGCGAAGGTGCCATTGCCATTGGTCTGAATGCCTCGGCAGGCGTTGAGGGGAATACCGGTGCCATTGCGCTTGGCGCAACAGCGAGTGCAGGTTCAAACCGCACTGTGGCGGTAGGTTATGGCGCTACGGCTACGGTGACCAGTGCGATAGCGCTCGGGAATCGGTCGAGTGCTACGGGGTCCAGTGCGATAGCGCTGGGGGGTGGTCGAGTGCTACGGCATCCAGTGCGATAG